A genomic region of Miscanthus floridulus cultivar M001 chromosome 3, ASM1932011v1, whole genome shotgun sequence contains the following coding sequences:
- the LOC136545335 gene encoding small ribosomal subunit protein uS19, which produces MADVDVEPEVAAGAPKKRTFRKYSYRGVDLDALLDMSTDDLVQLFPARARRRFQRGLKRKPMALIKKLRKAKKDAPAGEKPEPVKTHLRNMIIVPEMIGSIVGVYNGKTFNQVEIKPEMIGHYLAEFSISYKPVKHGRPGIGATHSSRFIPLK; this is translated from the exons ATG GCGGACGTCGATGTGGAGCCGGAGGTCGCCGCCGGCGCTCCCAAGAAGAGGACGTTCCGCAAGTACAGCTACCGCGGCGTGGACCTCGATGCGCTGCTTGACATGTCCACCGACGACCTCGTCCAGCTCTTTCCCGCGCGCGCCAGGAGAAG GTTCCAGAGGGGTTTGAAGAGGAAGCCGATGGCGCTCATCAAGAAGCTGCGCAAGGCG AAAAAGGATGCTCCTGCTGGTGAGAAGCCAGAGCCAGTGAAGACCCATCTCCGCAACATGATCATTGTTCCTGAGATGATTGGAAGCATTGTCGGTGTCTACAATGGCAAGACCTTCAACCAGGTTGAGATCAAGCCTGAGATGATTGGCCACTATCTCGCAGAGTTCTCCATCTCCTACAAGCCGGTCAAGCACGGTAGGCCCGGTATCGGTGCCACCCACTCGTCGCGGTTTATCCCTCTCAAATGA